A single region of the Manihot esculenta cultivar AM560-2 chromosome 12, M.esculenta_v8, whole genome shotgun sequence genome encodes:
- the LOC110628824 gene encoding mitochondrial import receptor subunit TOM20 isoform X2, which yields MEFSQDDFDRLLMFEHTRKSAEATYAKDPLDADNLTKWGGALIELSQFQSVPDAKNMLTDAISKLEEALVINPAKADTLWYIGNANTSYAFLTPDLAEAKVYFDKASDYFQQAVDEEPSNDLYRKSLEVTAKAPELHMEIHKHGISQQALGGGSSASSNAKGSKKNKKSSDLKYDIFGWIILAVGVVAWIGMAKSHVPPPPSR from the exons ATGGAGTTCTCTCAGGATGATTTCGATCGGCTTCTGATGTTTGAGCATACTCGAAAATCTGCCGAAGCAACCTACGCCAAGGATCCTCTCGATGCCGAT AATCTGACAAAGTGGGGCGGAGCTTTGATTGAACTGTCGCAATTTCAGAGCGTTCCAGATGCAAAAAATATGTTAACTG ATGCCATTTCGAAGTTGGAGGAGGCTTTGGTGATAAATCCTGCCAAGGCTGACACTCTATGGTATATTGGAAATGCTAATACCTCTTATGCATTTCTGACTCCTGACCTTGCTGAGGCCAAAGTGTATTTTGACAAAGCTTCTGATTACTTCCAACAAGCTGTAGATGAG GAACCCAGTAATGATCTCTATCGCAAATCCCTAGAAGTCACTGCAAAG GCTCCAGAGCTGCACATGGAGATTCATAAGCATGGAATCAGTCAACAGGCTCTGGGTGGAGGGTCTTCTGCTTCTTCCAATGCAAAG GGttccaagaagaacaagaagaGTAGTGATTTAAAATATGACATTTTTGGATGGATAATccttgcagttggagttgttgcATGGATTGGAATGGCGAAATCTCATGTTCCTCCTCCACCTTCGAGATAA
- the LOC110628824 gene encoding mitochondrial import receptor subunit TOM20 isoform X1, whose amino-acid sequence MEFSQDDFDRLLMFEHTRKSAEATYAKDPLDADNLTKWGGALIELSQFQSVPDAKNMLTDAISKLEEALVINPAKADTLWYIGNANTSYAFLTPDLAEAKVYFDKASDYFQQAVDEEPSNDLYRKSLEVTAKAPELHMEIHKHGISQQALGGGSSASSNAKVYLEQLKVHVSLAAANVEENSEVVCSHEVDVKFHTPNLRIFSRDISEKQTKIIIDCVRALLLLLVVLCKFMA is encoded by the exons ATGGAGTTCTCTCAGGATGATTTCGATCGGCTTCTGATGTTTGAGCATACTCGAAAATCTGCCGAAGCAACCTACGCCAAGGATCCTCTCGATGCCGAT AATCTGACAAAGTGGGGCGGAGCTTTGATTGAACTGTCGCAATTTCAGAGCGTTCCAGATGCAAAAAATATGTTAACTG ATGCCATTTCGAAGTTGGAGGAGGCTTTGGTGATAAATCCTGCCAAGGCTGACACTCTATGGTATATTGGAAATGCTAATACCTCTTATGCATTTCTGACTCCTGACCTTGCTGAGGCCAAAGTGTATTTTGACAAAGCTTCTGATTACTTCCAACAAGCTGTAGATGAG GAACCCAGTAATGATCTCTATCGCAAATCCCTAGAAGTCACTGCAAAG GCTCCAGAGCTGCACATGGAGATTCATAAGCATGGAATCAGTCAACAGGCTCTGGGTGGAGGGTCTTCTGCTTCTTCCAATGCAAAG GTGTATCTGGAGCAATTGAAAGTTCATGTTTCACTTGCTGCTGCTAATGTGGAAGAGAATTCGGAAGTGGTTTGCAGCCATGAGGTGGATGTTAAGTTTCATACTCCTAACCTAAGAATTTTCAGTCGAGATATCTCAGAAAAACAGACCAAGATTATTATAGATTGTGTAAG GGCATTGCTTTTGCTACTTGTGGTCCTCTGCAAATTCATGGCATAA